The proteins below come from a single Treponema phagedenis genomic window:
- the amrS gene encoding AmmeMemoRadiSam system radical SAM enzyme, with protein sequence MKQAFFWAEEEKRCLLCPHRCIVPEGKISRCGVRKNIGGVLYSLNYGKVLAAALDPIEKKPLYRFYPGSKIFSVGTFGCNFDCAFCQNHSLVHAMQENAALLFPKTSPEQLVSQALQTNSIGIAFTYNEPTVWYEYIADTAPLAKQAGLKTVLVTNGFIEEVPLTKILPVIDAMNIDLKAFSQDYYAKLCKGSVEPVLRSIRLAAKHCHVEVTCLVIEGKNSEANQMEQLASELANISTDIPLHISAFYPAYKMQDTPPTAPARILQLCKIAKKQLTFVFPGNI encoded by the coding sequence TTGAAACAAGCTTTTTTTTGGGCAGAGGAAGAAAAGCGATGTCTGCTTTGTCCGCATCGCTGCATTGTTCCTGAAGGAAAAATTTCTCGGTGCGGTGTGCGCAAAAATATTGGCGGCGTTTTATATTCGCTTAATTACGGAAAGGTGCTTGCGGCGGCGCTTGACCCGATTGAGAAAAAACCTTTGTATCGATTTTATCCTGGAAGTAAAATTTTTTCAGTCGGAACCTTCGGTTGCAATTTTGATTGCGCCTTTTGTCAAAATCATTCTTTGGTACATGCCATGCAAGAAAACGCGGCACTTTTGTTTCCCAAAACCTCTCCTGAGCAGCTTGTGTCGCAGGCGCTGCAAACCAATTCAATCGGAATTGCTTTTACTTATAATGAACCGACTGTCTGGTATGAGTACATTGCCGATACGGCGCCGCTTGCAAAGCAGGCAGGATTAAAGACTGTGCTGGTAACCAACGGCTTTATCGAAGAAGTGCCGCTCACAAAAATTCTTCCTGTTATTGATGCGATGAACATAGACCTCAAAGCTTTTTCGCAAGACTATTACGCAAAGCTTTGCAAGGGAAGTGTTGAACCTGTCCTGCGCAGTATTCGCCTTGCCGCAAAACACTGTCATGTCGAAGTTACCTGTCTTGTTATCGAAGGAAAAAACAGCGAAGCAAATCAGATGGAGCAGCTCGCATCCGAACTTGCAAATATTTCCACTGATATTCCTTTGCACATTTCCGCCTTTTATCCTGCATATAAAATGCAAGATACGCCGCCGACCGCTCCCGCGCGTATTCTGCAACTTTGCAAAATCGCAAAGAAGCAGCTTACTTTTGTTTTTCCGGGAAATATTTAA
- a CDS encoding ABC transporter permease codes for MEIRGMRQVLTVTAGLIVLCIVFGIMNPVFFSARNIANLLRQIAPILLVGIGQSFVLLTGNIDLSIGSVVGMSCMISATLMSKGVNPLTAILITVFCCLLIGALNGLLVSFCKLPPFIATLGTMTIARGIAQIVNGNYNTDSIGEHAENFRDFFYYGKTLGLYNPIWIAFILWFILNFYLMRTKNGRHIYAIGSNYEAARLSGVNVIATTLKAYLISAFVSCVVGLITCATSGMGTMDSGNMYELYAVAASVIGGISTLGGQGLLLGTIVGASIWAVLQNGLQFAGAPVAIRNIVIGIIVIVSVLLDIIVRKGSLGGKHKKNLSVKRMR; via the coding sequence ATGGAAATACGCGGTATGAGACAAGTACTTACCGTAACGGCAGGACTTATTGTCCTGTGTATTGTATTCGGCATTATGAATCCGGTGTTTTTTAGTGCACGGAATATAGCAAATCTTTTGCGGCAAATCGCGCCGATTTTACTGGTTGGAATAGGGCAGTCGTTTGTACTTTTGACCGGCAATATTGACCTTTCCATTGGTTCGGTAGTAGGGATGAGTTGTATGATTAGCGCAACGCTGATGAGTAAGGGGGTAAATCCGCTGACCGCTATTCTTATTACCGTTTTTTGCTGTCTTTTAATCGGCGCCTTGAACGGCTTACTGGTTTCTTTTTGTAAACTTCCTCCCTTTATTGCCACACTCGGTACCATGACAATCGCACGGGGAATTGCTCAAATTGTAAACGGCAATTATAACACCGACTCAATAGGAGAACATGCGGAAAATTTCCGTGATTTCTTTTATTACGGCAAAACTCTCGGCCTGTATAATCCCATCTGGATTGCCTTTATTCTCTGGTTTATTCTCAACTTTTATCTTATGCGGACAAAAAACGGCAGACATATTTACGCAATAGGTTCAAACTATGAGGCGGCGAGACTTTCAGGTGTTAATGTAATTGCAACAACCTTAAAAGCATATCTCATATCCGCCTTTGTTTCCTGCGTTGTCGGTTTAATTACCTGTGCAACAAGCGGTATGGGAACCATGGATAGCGGCAATATGTATGAGTTGTATGCGGTTGCCGCCTCGGTTATCGGCGGAATATCAACGCTTGGTGGACAGGGCTTGTTACTTGGAACCATTGTCGGGGCATCCATTTGGGCAGTGTTACAAAACGGGCTGCAGTTCGCCGGTGCTCCGGTTGCAATCAGAAATATCGTTATCGGAATCATTGTTATTGTCTCCGTGTTGCTGGATATTATTGTAAGAAAGGGGAGTTTGGGAGGAAAACACAAAAAAAACCTCAGCGTAAAAAGGATGAGGTAA
- a CDS encoding DUF2715 domain-containing protein — MKKQTKLFILLTLCFESAALHIHARPFEEYVLAPKLGGSWVMAYEANPRYRESDDKHVLHMGGITIDFDALFNHKSGFSFLITNNIYLLINPMAINNPPAIPLIPLYSLNFLFGYTHGLGTNFEFTAAAGIGISTFVLSAFAISIPIQLNFVPYFTEKYGLYISVAENLAYIIESEGIFINTLNFSIGPSFRL, encoded by the coding sequence ATGAAAAAACAAACTAAGCTATTTATACTGCTTACACTTTGCTTTGAATCAGCTGCATTACATATCCATGCACGTCCTTTCGAAGAATACGTGCTTGCCCCGAAACTTGGCGGTTCGTGGGTAATGGCTTATGAGGCTAATCCCCGTTATAGAGAATCTGATGATAAACATGTTTTGCATATGGGTGGAATAACCATTGATTTTGATGCTTTGTTTAATCATAAATCGGGATTTTCTTTTTTAATTACCAATAACATTTATCTACTGATTAATCCGATGGCGATCAACAACCCGCCCGCAATACCGCTAATCCCCCTGTATTCGCTTAACTTCTTATTTGGATATACACACGGGCTTGGAACAAATTTTGAATTTACCGCAGCAGCCGGAATTGGGATAAGTACATTCGTTCTGTCGGCTTTTGCAATTTCCATTCCGATACAATTAAACTTTGTACCCTATTTTACGGAAAAATACGGTCTTTATATCTCCGTTGCGGAAAATCTTGCTTACATAATAGAAAGCGAAGGGATTTTTATTAATACGCTTAATTTTTCAATCGGGCCGAGCTTTCGGTTATAG
- a CDS encoding ABC transporter substrate-binding protein, producing the protein MKKCVAFIIGLCLVLPVFAQKTKKAPYRIYLITMDQMDQHWVNVNKGCEKAVKELGKITYQWLAPDIKDDNKQIECVNNAIAGGADAILIAANGPTAITSALKEASAAGIKIIYVDSAANFPAAQTLATDNVAAGKTAGEQMLKALKAQGKKNGKIGVISVNSATSSTVSREEGFRSAFKGTKFTILQTQYCDGDAARAKDMAANFITQGSIGIFGANEGSTVGIGNAIAEAGGGVIGVGFDKSNMILNLIKKGNLLATMAQNPDVMGYEGIKSAVKAIENKKISPAYFDTGVSVLTKDKL; encoded by the coding sequence ATGAAAAAATGTGTAGCCTTCATTATCGGATTGTGTTTGGTGTTGCCTGTTTTTGCTCAAAAAACAAAAAAGGCGCCTTACAGAATTTATCTTATCACAATGGATCAAATGGATCAGCATTGGGTAAACGTGAACAAGGGTTGTGAAAAAGCAGTCAAAGAGCTTGGTAAAATTACTTATCAGTGGCTTGCCCCCGATATTAAAGATGACAACAAGCAGATTGAGTGTGTAAACAATGCGATCGCCGGAGGTGCGGATGCCATTCTGATTGCAGCAAACGGTCCGACTGCTATTACCTCTGCGCTGAAAGAAGCAAGTGCTGCCGGCATTAAAATCATTTATGTAGACAGTGCGGCAAATTTCCCCGCAGCTCAAACGCTTGCAACGGATAATGTCGCTGCCGGTAAAACCGCTGGAGAGCAAATGCTCAAAGCCCTAAAAGCGCAAGGAAAAAAGAACGGAAAAATCGGTGTTATTTCAGTAAACAGCGCAACCAGTTCAACTGTCAGCAGGGAAGAAGGATTCCGCTCCGCATTTAAAGGGACAAAATTCACCATTCTTCAAACACAGTATTGCGACGGAGACGCAGCCCGTGCAAAAGACATGGCGGCAAACTTTATCACCCAAGGAAGCATCGGCATATTCGGAGCAAACGAGGGCTCAACAGTCGGTATCGGTAATGCGATTGCCGAAGCGGGCGGCGGCGTGATCGGCGTCGGTTTTGACAAATCAAACATGATTTTGAACCTTATCAAAAAAGGAAACCTCCTTGCAACCATGGCGCAAAACCCCGATGTCATGGGCTATGAAGGAATCAAAAGCGCTGTAAAAGCGATTGAAAACAAAAAAATCTCTCCGGCTTACTTTGATACCGGTGTATCGGTTTTAACAAAAGATAAACTTTAA
- a CDS encoding sugar ABC transporter ATP-binding protein encodes MIRRYVLHADTDLVEMSGIYKSFPGVLALDDVSFHLKKGEVMALLGENGAGKSTLVKIISGVHTRDQGSFKLFGKNIEQRFTPKKASELGVSIIHQELNMCAHLTVAQNIFLGKELCKAGILDNKEMNLQTQKVLDALKITDIHPHTIVGNLPISKQQMVEIAKAIHSQAKVLIMDEPTSALTNKEIDELFEIILQLRAEGVGIIYISHRLDELHHIVDRVTIMRDGKLITEANFSELSMDKIITHMVGREIKEQFPRVQVQKGKKIFSAKGLNSGKMVQNVSFEAYEGEILGIAGLMGAGRTELTRAIFGADPLDSGSLELDGKPVTIHRPQDAIGLGIVLAPEDRKKDGLCIKLSIKENLSLPNLDFLSNKFGVINRKKEKKLLANSVQKLSIKMVSGNKDAASLSGGNQQKLVVAKWLARESRVVIFDEPTRGIDIAAKVEIYNLMNQLKESGKAVIFVSSELPEILGIADRILVMSEGRITAEFQAEEATQEKILAAAMLSHEYI; translated from the coding sequence ATGATAAGGAGGTACGTATTGCATGCTGATACGGATTTAGTTGAGATGAGCGGCATTTATAAGTCATTCCCCGGAGTGCTTGCCCTCGATGATGTGTCATTTCATCTTAAAAAGGGTGAAGTTATGGCATTATTGGGCGAGAACGGTGCGGGGAAGTCGACTCTTGTAAAAATAATCTCAGGCGTGCATACGCGCGATCAGGGCTCATTCAAGTTATTCGGAAAAAATATCGAACAACGGTTTACACCGAAGAAAGCTTCGGAGCTTGGAGTCAGTATTATTCACCAAGAATTAAACATGTGTGCGCATCTTACGGTTGCGCAAAATATTTTTTTGGGAAAAGAGCTTTGCAAGGCAGGCATTCTCGATAACAAAGAAATGAATTTACAAACGCAAAAAGTTCTTGATGCTCTTAAAATTACCGATATTCATCCGCACACAATAGTAGGAAACTTGCCGATTTCAAAACAACAAATGGTTGAAATTGCAAAGGCTATTCATTCTCAGGCAAAAGTGCTGATTATGGACGAGCCGACTTCCGCCCTTACCAATAAAGAAATTGACGAATTATTTGAGATCATCTTACAACTGCGAGCAGAGGGAGTGGGCATTATTTATATTTCCCATCGACTTGATGAGTTACATCATATTGTAGATCGAGTAACTATTATGCGGGACGGAAAGCTTATTACCGAAGCAAATTTTTCAGAACTTAGTATGGATAAAATTATTACGCATATGGTAGGAAGAGAAATAAAAGAGCAGTTTCCGCGTGTGCAGGTGCAAAAAGGAAAGAAGATTTTTTCAGCTAAAGGATTAAATTCGGGGAAGATGGTGCAAAATGTTTCCTTTGAAGCATACGAAGGAGAGATTTTAGGTATTGCGGGTTTGATGGGCGCAGGACGCACCGAGCTAACTCGGGCAATTTTTGGAGCGGATCCGCTTGACAGCGGAAGTCTTGAGCTTGACGGTAAACCTGTTACCATACATCGACCGCAGGATGCAATAGGGCTGGGGATTGTACTTGCTCCCGAAGACAGAAAAAAAGACGGACTTTGCATAAAACTTTCAATTAAAGAGAATCTTTCTTTACCGAATTTAGATTTTTTATCAAATAAATTCGGTGTAATAAATCGTAAAAAAGAAAAAAAACTGCTTGCAAACTCGGTGCAAAAACTCTCGATAAAAATGGTAAGCGGCAATAAAGATGCTGCATCTCTTTCCGGAGGGAATCAGCAAAAGCTGGTAGTAGCAAAATGGCTTGCCCGTGAAAGCAGAGTGGTTATTTTTGATGAGCCGACACGCGGTATTGATATTGCCGCAAAAGTGGAAATTTATAATTTAATGAATCAATTAAAAGAAAGCGGCAAGGCGGTTATTTTTGTTTCAAGTGAATTACCGGAAATCTTAGGTATTGCAGACAGAATTTTGGTTATGAGCGAAGGAAGAATTACAGCTGAATTTCAGGCGGAAGAAGCAACGCAAGAAAAAATACTTGCAGCGGCTATGCTAAGCCACGAATATATATAA
- a CDS encoding ABC transporter permease: MTVYKNFLRLVYTKKIPIIISTVIFLLMSFAMARVNSSGGHSDFSESSFDLKVIDNDNSILSQNLIEYLKTKNNVTVIKPEDLQNKSEEEIVKEIKKDISLSLINAGIIINPNLEKNLKDAKSCVLSFKDERKTSSFYIDMQIQKFLLFTDSVKKAEGEFNFAKIQTALKESTPVHKIQVGKNFSLNIWFKHFFIFFAWILFSLVLHSVGRTTAILNDPALKMRNNVSPVSTLRFALENFAAQLTVLFLLMAIIIGFPVVVYSNKLAGVPIAAYVFTAFVYGAVVLSMTFMLNAMSTKEKIINVLGSILPMALAFISGVFMPQEFLPNAILTIAKFFPLYYFVQANEFTQNLLKVDWANIGMLFLFLILYFTIGMYFSKINRAQGKIEFAQR, encoded by the coding sequence ATGACAGTTTATAAAAATTTTTTACGGCTTGTATACACAAAAAAAATCCCGATAATTATTTCGACGGTAATTTTTCTTCTTATGTCGTTTGCTATGGCAAGAGTAAATTCATCAGGTGGTCATTCGGATTTTTCAGAATCTTCGTTTGATTTAAAAGTTATTGACAACGACAACTCAATACTTTCTCAAAATTTAATTGAGTATTTAAAAACAAAAAACAATGTTACTGTTATAAAACCGGAAGATTTGCAAAATAAATCGGAAGAGGAAATTGTAAAGGAAATAAAAAAAGATATTTCGCTTAGCCTTATCAATGCGGGAATTATAATCAATCCTAATCTTGAAAAAAATTTAAAAGATGCAAAGTCTTGTGTTTTAAGTTTTAAGGATGAGCGAAAAACAAGCTCCTTTTACATTGATATGCAAATACAAAAATTTTTGCTGTTTACGGATTCTGTAAAAAAAGCGGAAGGCGAATTTAATTTTGCAAAAATACAAACCGCCTTAAAAGAAAGCACTCCTGTGCATAAAATTCAAGTCGGTAAAAACTTTTCACTCAATATTTGGTTTAAACACTTTTTTATTTTTTTTGCATGGATACTTTTTTCGTTGGTGCTGCACTCTGTCGGGCGGACAACAGCTATTTTGAATGACCCTGCATTAAAAATGCGGAACAACGTTTCTCCTGTATCAACCCTTCGCTTTGCTCTTGAAAATTTTGCCGCACAATTGACGGTGCTTTTTTTACTGATGGCAATTATTATCGGCTTTCCTGTTGTAGTTTACAGCAACAAGCTCGCAGGCGTACCGATTGCCGCTTATGTTTTTACCGCTTTTGTTTACGGTGCTGTAGTTTTAAGCATGACTTTTATGCTAAACGCAATGTCAACAAAAGAAAAAATTATCAACGTTTTAGGTTCAATTTTACCGATGGCTTTAGCATTTATTTCAGGCGTCTTTATGCCACAGGAATTTCTTCCTAATGCGATTTTAACCATTGCGAAATTCTTTCCCCTGTATTATTTTGTACAGGCAAACGAGTTTACTCAAAACTTGTTAAAAGTTGATTGGGCTAACATCGGAATGCTTTTTTTATTCCTCATCTTGTATTTTACAATCGGGATGTACTTTTCAAAAATTAACCGAGCTCAAGGCAAAATAGAATTTGCCCAAAGGTAA
- a CDS encoding acyl-CoA thioester hydrolase/BAAT C-terminal domain-containing protein, protein MTTYYIKRFLAVLGLGLLFISCSKFTVEKIEDKNTNSDVQVFSIKGSINGFHYIPKEIKHKGLVVCFGGSEGSAGEWYAADIANEGYEVLAVYYFGKENLPQILSEVPIEFFENVLDYIKKRGSNKKPITLLGASKGAELTALLTRYYPQIDNLILFAPASCVFQGLDYTSSKSSWTRKKEALPFITFTQEVIEKISYEENAIVLRPLYEAAVNEAAEELRKKAEIDLSQFKGKVLIFAGGDDCLWPGDFAAQAFKNQNPDNVDLHIFPKAGHAFGAPPIAGGVKLGGTQEENTKAAIESRRIMFEFLN, encoded by the coding sequence ATGACAACTTATTATATAAAAAGATTTTTAGCGGTTTTGGGTTTGGGTTTGCTTTTTATCTCTTGCTCAAAATTTACGGTGGAAAAAATCGAAGATAAAAATACTAACAGCGATGTGCAGGTTTTTTCAATTAAGGGAAGTATAAACGGATTTCATTATATACCGAAAGAAATTAAGCATAAGGGGCTTGTAGTTTGTTTCGGCGGTTCGGAGGGAAGTGCGGGCGAATGGTATGCTGCGGATATCGCAAATGAGGGCTATGAGGTTTTAGCTGTTTATTATTTTGGGAAAGAAAATCTTCCGCAGATTCTTTCGGAAGTACCAATTGAATTTTTTGAAAACGTTTTGGACTATATTAAAAAAAGAGGTAGCAACAAAAAACCTATAACTCTTTTGGGTGCATCGAAGGGTGCGGAACTGACGGCACTTCTTACAAGGTATTATCCGCAAATTGATAATCTTATTTTGTTCGCACCTGCGAGTTGTGTTTTTCAAGGACTTGATTATACAAGCTCCAAATCATCTTGGACTAGAAAAAAAGAGGCTCTTCCATTTATTACTTTTACCCAAGAGGTGATCGAAAAAATCAGCTATGAAGAAAATGCTATTGTGTTGCGCCCCTTATACGAGGCGGCTGTAAACGAGGCTGCGGAAGAACTAAGAAAAAAAGCTGAGATCGATTTATCGCAATTTAAAGGAAAAGTTTTAATATTTGCAGGCGGTGATGATTGTTTGTGGCCGGGAGATTTTGCTGCACAAGCTTTTAAAAATCAAAACCCCGACAACGTAGACCTGCATATTTTTCCAAAAGCGGGACACGCCTTCGGAGCTCCGCCCATAGCGGGAGGAGTAAAATTAGGCGGAACTCAGGAAGAAAACACAAAAGCCGCAATTGAAAGCCGCAGGATAATGTTTGAGTTTTTAAATTAG
- a CDS encoding ABC transporter ATP-binding protein gives MILTVKNLVKRYKEKTALDHFNLEVREGEVLGLLGPNGCGKTTAINCILSLLTYSKGEIEIFGKPMTPNAPDIKQDIGLVPQEVSLFNVFTVKENVDYFCGLYVNDAAKRKALVDEAIDFVGLSNYKNYKAKKLSGGLLRRLNIACGIAHKPRLIFMDEPTVAVDAQSRNFILSGIKDLAKNGSTIVYTTHYLEEAETLCDRVVIMDNGKDIANGTLDELKNLIKTREKIIVEFVSEPDNLESRLRNIKHVLDITKKGSDFTIVFENSLNNLNELISFINAEKLSYTKLYSEQPSLNDIFLELTGKELRDK, from the coding sequence ATGATTTTAACAGTAAAAAATTTAGTAAAGCGGTATAAGGAAAAAACCGCTTTGGATCACTTTAATTTGGAAGTAAGGGAAGGGGAAGTGCTCGGGCTTTTGGGACCGAACGGTTGCGGTAAAACAACCGCAATTAACTGCATTCTTTCGCTTTTAACATACAGCAAGGGTGAGATTGAAATTTTCGGGAAACCGATGACGCCGAATGCACCGGATATTAAGCAAGACATCGGCTTAGTGCCGCAAGAGGTTTCGCTTTTTAATGTGTTTACCGTAAAAGAAAATGTTGACTATTTTTGCGGGCTTTATGTAAACGATGCTGCAAAACGAAAAGCTCTTGTCGATGAAGCAATTGATTTTGTCGGCTTATCAAATTATAAAAACTACAAAGCAAAAAAACTTTCAGGAGGCTTACTGCGCAGGTTAAACATTGCGTGCGGAATTGCGCATAAGCCGCGCCTTATTTTTATGGACGAGCCGACAGTTGCGGTTGATGCGCAAAGCCGTAACTTTATTCTTTCAGGAATAAAAGACTTGGCAAAGAACGGAAGCACAATTGTGTACACAACACATTATCTTGAAGAGGCAGAAACGCTTTGCGATAGGGTTGTTATTATGGATAACGGAAAAGATATTGCAAACGGCACTTTGGATGAATTAAAAAATTTAATTAAAACACGCGAAAAAATTATTGTTGAGTTTGTAAGCGAGCCTGATAATTTGGAAAGCCGCTTGCGCAATATTAAACATGTGTTGGACATTACAAAAAAAGGAAGTGATTTTACAATTGTGTTTGAAAATTCGCTTAATAACTTAAATGAATTAATTTCGTTTATTAATGCGGAAAAACTTTCGTACACAAAACTTTACTCGGAGCAGCCGAGTTTAAACGACATCTTCCTTGAACTGACCGGAAAGGAGCTGCGAGACAAATGA
- a CDS encoding sigma-70 family RNA polymerase sigma factor — MKKKNIATDNVLAGYLRDINKIPLLTLEEEVELATRAAEGDKAAKDKLIQANLRFVVNVAKKYQNQGLPLMDLISEGNIGLMNAADRFDVTKGYKFISYAVWWIRQSILKAICEKSRMIRLPLNRVGELIQIEKTRKEIRSTASEEEELKEVADILALDHDTVKMIVNIGREPVSLDAPLFDDAANGKMGDFIEDAQYEQPEAYMLDVSLKESIDKVINTLPKREAEILRYRFGLNGYKQLSLKDVGKIFNLTKERIRQIEKKSLEQLKATSYKYKLDAYVA; from the coding sequence ATGAAAAAAAAGAATATAGCAACTGATAATGTTTTAGCCGGATATCTTCGAGATATAAATAAGATTCCTCTTTTGACGCTTGAGGAAGAAGTTGAGCTTGCAACCCGCGCCGCTGAAGGAGATAAGGCTGCAAAAGATAAGCTGATACAAGCTAATTTACGCTTTGTAGTGAATGTTGCAAAAAAGTATCAAAATCAGGGCTTGCCCTTAATGGATCTTATCAGTGAAGGAAATATCGGCTTAATGAATGCAGCTGACCGTTTTGATGTAACCAAGGGATATAAGTTTATCTCCTATGCGGTATGGTGGATTCGTCAGTCAATACTTAAAGCTATTTGTGAAAAATCCAGAATGATTCGATTACCGCTTAATCGGGTTGGTGAACTTATTCAAATAGAAAAAACCAGAAAAGAAATTCGCTCTACAGCGTCGGAAGAAGAAGAGTTGAAAGAGGTTGCCGATATTCTTGCTCTTGATCATGATACCGTAAAAATGATTGTAAATATCGGCAGGGAGCCGGTTTCACTTGATGCGCCTCTTTTTGATGATGCGGCTAATGGAAAAATGGGAGACTTTATTGAAGATGCCCAATATGAACAACCGGAAGCGTATATGCTTGATGTCAGCTTAAAAGAAAGTATTGATAAAGTAATTAATACACTTCCTAAGCGTGAGGCGGAAATATTACGATATCGATTTGGATTAAACGGATATAAACAACTTTCGCTTAAGGATGTAGGAAAAATATTTAACTTAACAAAAGAAAGAATTCGGCAAATTGAAAAAAAATCACTTGAGCAACTTAAAGCTACAAGTTATAAATATAAATTAGATGCATATGTTGCATAA
- a CDS encoding rhodanese-like domain-containing protein: MADNIVLIITVSIIVLLILPRFFKYYWIRFLLKKGGDTKGRMQNISGSDAKELIKNSSAVIIDVRTAGEFSAGHIPNAIHIPVSLLSSKAEDSLPDKSQKIILYCQTGMRSMQALYTLHSKGYTDLYNLGSIHSWAGDFEK, translated from the coding sequence ATGGCTGATAACATAGTTTTAATCATCACAGTCTCTATTATTGTACTTCTAATTCTGCCTCGATTTTTTAAATACTATTGGATTCGCTTTCTGCTTAAAAAAGGCGGAGACACAAAAGGCAGGATGCAAAACATTTCCGGCAGCGATGCAAAAGAGCTTATTAAAAACAGCTCGGCGGTAATTATCGATGTGCGAACTGCCGGAGAATTCTCAGCCGGACATATTCCAAATGCAATACATATTCCTGTCTCTCTTCTTTCTTCAAAAGCAGAGGACTCGCTCCCCGATAAAAGTCAAAAAATTATTCTATACTGCCAAACCGGCATGCGCTCAATGCAGGCACTTTATACCTTACACTCAAAAGGTTATACCGACTTATATAATCTTGGAAGTATACACTCATGGGCAGGAGATTTTGAAAAGTAA
- a CDS encoding co-chaperone GroES, with translation MKVTPLADRVLVKEDKVETKTASGIIIPDSAQEKTQTAVVVAIGDDKEKIKVSVGQKVLHDKYAGTQIKIDGEDHLILKAADILAVIG, from the coding sequence ATGAAGGTAACGCCATTAGCAGACCGCGTATTAGTTAAAGAAGATAAGGTTGAAACAAAAACCGCTTCGGGAATCATTATTCCCGATTCTGCCCAAGAAAAAACACAGACCGCAGTAGTTGTTGCCATTGGTGATGACAAAGAAAAAATCAAGGTCTCTGTCGGACAAAAGGTGTTACATGATAAGTATGCCGGCACACAAATAAAAATTGACGGAGAGGATCACTTAATCCTCAAGGCGGCAGATATTCTTGCGGTAATCGGTTAA
- a CDS encoding ABC transporter permease: MSFLRQFKYTAISMIRSNEGLFWTILYPILLSSLFFAAVSNIINLSVNKINVGIEEKNPIINEIRFTGMFNIITMDSEKAQQALRNKTIEGFIENDGSLKVSSDGIAQTITKGVLDQLKQTKALNVPISPFDYGKEYVKSINEKQNSIMILFYSLLAMVATYGLFGALSIPAEMQANISKLGARISATPLKRFNAYLAGLIFFALFNFAANFLYIVFVVFVLKVPFIGDIKTTLALLGLANIFGVSLGLCIGSIPFGTENSKTLAGVFTMLFLGFLTGLMSPEIKLILDEKIPILNRINPLGLLTDNFYNVNILQEYNLVLPFCIVYCSFILLFLTVTFFNSRKGQYDSL; this comes from the coding sequence ATGAGTTTTTTAAGGCAATTTAAATACACCGCAATTTCAATGATACGCTCAAACGAGGGCCTGTTTTGGACAATCCTATATCCGATACTTTTGTCATCACTTTTTTTTGCGGCCGTTTCAAACATTATTAACCTTTCAGTTAATAAAATAAACGTCGGCATTGAAGAAAAAAATCCGATTATAAATGAAATTCGCTTTACCGGAATGTTTAATATTATCACCATGGATTCAGAGAAAGCGCAGCAAGCTCTGCGGAATAAAACAATAGAAGGGTTTATCGAAAATGACGGCAGCTTAAAAGTTTCTTCCGACGGAATTGCTCAAACAATTACAAAGGGTGTGCTGGATCAGCTAAAACAAACAAAGGCTTTAAATGTTCCGATTAGCCCCTTTGATTATGGCAAAGAATATGTAAAAAGCATAAATGAAAAACAAAACTCAATAATGATTTTATTTTATTCGCTATTGGCAATGGTAGCAACCTACGGACTTTTCGGTGCTCTTTCCATACCGGCTGAAATGCAGGCAAACATTTCAAAACTCGGTGCAAGAATTTCCGCAACGCCTCTTAAAAGATTTAACGCCTACCTTGCAGGGCTTATCTTTTTTGCTTTATTCAATTTTGCTGCAAACTTTTTATACATAGTCTTTGTTGTCTTCGTATTAAAAGTGCCTTTTATCGGAGACATTAAAACAACGCTTGCTCTTCTTGGCCTTGCAAATATTTTCGGCGTAAGTTTGGGGCTTTGCATCGGCTCAATTCCATTTGGAACGGAAAATTCAAAAACGCTTGCAGGCGTTTTTACTATGCTCTTTCTCGGCTTTTTAACAGGCTTAATGAGCCCTGAGATAAAACTCATTCTCGATGAAAAAATTCCAATCTTAAATAGAATAAATCCTCTGGGGCTTTTAACAGATAATTTTTATAACGTAAATATTTTACAAGAGTACAATCTTGTTTTACCTTTTTGTATTGTCTACTGTAGTTTTATACTGTTGTTTCTAACAGTAACATTCTTTAATTCAAGGAAGGGGCAATATGACAGTTTATAA